Proteins from a genomic interval of Flammeovirgaceae bacterium SG7u.111:
- a CDS encoding DUF4249 domain-containing protein, producing the protein MKLLKRYYYFLLYPLFASGLFACEEVVTPDLIAEAPIVVIDGWITDGEPGSYIILSKSAPFNQSETVPKLTNGQVIVNNNEGKSYSFQHIGEGKYVPLQQDFVGQPGKRYTLTVNVEETSYTASIRMPLAPTLDSVSYKLREDDVFFDDGFYMVAHFQEPASSRNYYFWQVLKNGEVVNQDKLLINSDEQVNGGYLNFELDYNIPLEDVDSADVLGVNLFALSANAYEYYSGLEFLIEAGSPAQAVPENPPTNIVGGALGFFNASAINTDTVSVKESL; encoded by the coding sequence ATGAAACTTCTCAAAAGATATTATTACTTTTTACTTTATCCTCTTTTTGCAAGTGGGCTTTTTGCCTGTGAAGAAGTGGTAACTCCCGATCTGATTGCCGAAGCCCCTATTGTGGTTATTGATGGCTGGATAACGGATGGAGAGCCTGGTAGCTACATAATCCTTTCCAAATCAGCTCCTTTCAATCAGAGTGAAACTGTTCCGAAGCTTACTAATGGTCAGGTTATCGTAAATAATAATGAGGGCAAGTCCTATTCCTTTCAGCATATTGGAGAGGGGAAATATGTGCCCCTCCAACAGGATTTTGTGGGGCAGCCGGGCAAGCGATATACGCTCACAGTGAATGTAGAGGAAACGAGTTATACGGCTTCTATCCGTATGCCTTTAGCCCCTACGCTCGATTCGGTCAGCTACAAACTCAGAGAAGATGATGTGTTTTTTGACGATGGTTTTTATATGGTAGCGCATTTTCAGGAGCCGGCTTCATCCCGCAATTATTATTTCTGGCAGGTATTGAAAAATGGAGAGGTAGTAAACCAAGATAAGTTGCTGATCAATTCGGATGAGCAAGTAAATGGGGGCTATCTTAATTTTGAGTTGGACTATAATATTCCCTTGGAAGATGTAGATTCTGCGGATGTTTTGGGGGTGAACCTCTTCGCTTTGTCGGCTAATGCTTACGAATATTACAGCGGTTTAGAGTTTTTGATAGAGGCGGGGAGCCCTGCGCAAGCAGTGCCTGAAAATCCTCCAACTAATATCGTTGGTGGTGCATTAGGCTTTTTTAATGCCAGTGCAATCAATACAGATACAGTAAGTGTGAAAGAGTCGCTGTGA
- a CDS encoding FtsX-like permease family protein, which translates to MSKNNIPFFIAKRYFSSHRGKNKKTTQSAAEALIGQSFIKILSNIAMVGLGVGTAALIVILSVFNGLEELTISLYNTYNPELKITPKLGKTFELPPEIYGQLKDLDGVKAVTEVIEDGAMVRYGKVEVLVTVKGVSDNYLEQYDLKKAVVSGGAELKNGEQYRALLGMGVQHQLSVQMSDDTKAMVFYYPRRGERVTTNMDKAFKRNAILPGGVFAIEQQFDLSYVLVPLEFAQELMQYEEQRSSLEIRLAEGASLSSVQSDIKELIGEKFDVKTSEEQQASVLKAVKWERLFVFVTFVVVLGIASLNVFFALAMLVIEKKRDIAILFSVGATRQFVRKIFMLEGAIVAFTGVVFGLVLGFIIVFVQEKFGLVSLGVSSSIVDAYPVKMKWTDFALTAGIVVVITMVASYVPAKNASQTQVNEHV; encoded by the coding sequence ATGAGCAAAAACAATATCCCTTTTTTTATAGCAAAAAGATATTTTTCCTCTCACCGGGGAAAGAACAAAAAAACAACTCAAAGTGCTGCAGAGGCGCTTATTGGGCAAAGCTTTATCAAGATATTGAGCAATATTGCTATGGTGGGACTTGGAGTGGGCACGGCGGCGCTCATCGTAATCCTTTCGGTGTTCAATGGACTGGAAGAGCTGACCATCAGCTTGTATAATACCTATAATCCTGAATTGAAGATCACACCTAAGCTTGGGAAAACTTTTGAGCTTCCGCCCGAAATATATGGACAACTGAAGGACCTGGATGGAGTGAAAGCTGTTACCGAAGTGATAGAAGATGGGGCAATGGTGAGGTATGGGAAAGTGGAAGTTTTGGTGACGGTGAAGGGGGTAAGTGATAACTATTTGGAGCAATATGATTTGAAAAAAGCAGTAGTTTCTGGCGGTGCTGAGCTAAAAAATGGAGAGCAGTACAGGGCTTTGCTAGGCATGGGGGTTCAACATCAGCTTTCGGTACAGATGTCCGACGATACGAAGGCGATGGTTTTCTATTACCCAAGACGAGGTGAGCGAGTGACTACCAATATGGATAAGGCATTCAAAAGGAATGCGATATTACCAGGTGGTGTATTTGCCATTGAGCAGCAGTTTGATCTTAGTTACGTTCTTGTTCCACTAGAATTTGCCCAAGAGCTGATGCAGTATGAAGAGCAAAGGAGCAGCTTGGAAATTCGCTTGGCTGAAGGGGCAAGTCTTTCCTCGGTTCAGTCCGATATAAAGGAATTGATAGGGGAGAAGTTTGATGTAAAAACCTCGGAAGAACAACAGGCCTCGGTGCTGAAAGCCGTAAAATGGGAGCGCCTTTTTGTATTTGTCACCTTTGTGGTGGTGCTTGGCATTGCTTCTTTGAATGTGTTTTTTGCCTTGGCCATGCTGGTAATAGAAAAGAAAAGGGATATTGCCATTTTGTTTTCGGTGGGTGCTACTAGGCAGTTTGTAAGAAAAATATTTATGCTAGAAGGAGCTATCGTAGCTTTTACGGGAGTAGTTTTCGGCTTGGTATTAGGTTTTATCATCGTCTTTGTACAAGAAAAATTTGGTTTGGTTTCTTTGGGCGTAAGTAGTTCGATAGTAGACGCTTATCCTGTAAAAATGAAGTGGACTGATTTCGCCCTTACAGCAGGGATTGTGGTGGTTATTACTATGGTCGCATCATATGTTCCTGCCAAAAATGCTTCGCAAACTCAGGTAAACGAACATGTGTAG
- a CDS encoding 2-hydroxyacid dehydrogenase produces MRLAFFSTKPYDKIYFQQLNETYGHDITFFNSALVERTADLTKGFEAVCVFVNDTLDKPTIEKLAANKVKLIALRCAGFNNVDLSEAKKHQIKVVRVPAYSPQSVAEHALALIMTLNRKTHKAYNRVRECNFSLDNLTGFNIFGKTVGVIGTGQIGAAFCKIMLGLGCKVLAYDVHQSGELQKLGVTYQPIETLYAQSDIISLHCPLLPDTKHLINSESISSMKNGVMIINTSRGALINTKDIITALKKRKIGYLGIDVYEQEENLFFEDLSERIIEDDLILRLISFPNVLITSHQAFLTDEALFQIAQTVMSNIENFEKGEELRNEV; encoded by the coding sequence ATGAGACTCGCTTTTTTTAGTACCAAACCCTACGACAAAATCTATTTCCAACAGCTCAACGAGACCTATGGCCACGACATTACCTTTTTCAATTCAGCCCTAGTTGAAAGAACTGCCGACCTCACTAAAGGTTTTGAAGCTGTCTGCGTATTTGTGAATGATACCTTAGATAAGCCCACCATCGAAAAACTTGCTGCAAATAAGGTCAAGCTCATTGCCCTGCGATGTGCCGGCTTCAATAATGTAGACCTTTCCGAGGCAAAAAAACACCAGATAAAAGTAGTGAGAGTCCCAGCATATTCGCCCCAATCCGTTGCAGAGCATGCCCTAGCCCTCATCATGACCCTAAACCGCAAAACCCACAAGGCATATAACCGGGTCAGAGAGTGCAACTTTTCCCTCGACAACCTCACAGGTTTCAATATTTTTGGAAAAACCGTTGGGGTAATAGGCACAGGCCAAATCGGTGCCGCTTTTTGCAAGATCATGCTTGGGCTAGGCTGTAAAGTACTTGCCTACGATGTACATCAGTCGGGAGAGCTACAAAAACTTGGTGTCACCTACCAGCCCATAGAAACTCTTTATGCCCAATCCGATATAATTTCGTTGCACTGCCCTCTCCTCCCCGATACAAAACACCTCATCAACAGCGAGTCCATTTCCTCCATGAAAAATGGCGTAATGATCATAAACACCAGCAGGGGCGCACTCATCAATACTAAAGACATCATTACAGCACTGAAAAAACGAAAAATAGGATATTTGGGAATTGACGTGTACGAACAAGAAGAAAACCTTTTTTTCGAAGACCTTTCAGAAAGAATAATTGAAGACGACCTCATCCTTAGGCTCATCAGTTTCCCCAATGTACTCATCACTTCCCACCAAGCATTCCTAACAGATGAAGCCCTTTTCCAAATTGCCCAAACCGTAATGAGCAACATCGAAAACTTTGAAAAAGGCGAGGAACTCAGGAATGAGGTTTAG
- a CDS encoding ABC transporter ATP-binding protein — MADILKVENLTKTYKSGSRELTVLHSVNFSIEEGASFSIVGPSGSGKTTLLGLCAGLDRASSGSVTLNNVSLDQMSEDERAWVRNQYVGFIFQNFQLIPTLTALENVMVPLELRGERNVKSRSQDLLDKVGLNERSSHYPTQLSGGEQQRVSLARAFSNSPKILFADEPTGNLDEETGTKVEKLIFDLNREAGTTLVLVTHDLELAAKTDRIIRIKGGKVVSDEPNLVQK; from the coding sequence ATGGCTGATATTTTAAAAGTAGAAAACCTGACTAAGACTTATAAAAGTGGAAGCAGGGAGCTTACCGTATTGCATTCTGTGAATTTTTCGATAGAAGAAGGTGCGTCCTTTTCCATTGTAGGTCCTTCGGGCAGTGGCAAAACCACACTCTTGGGCTTGTGCGCCGGCCTCGATAGGGCAAGTTCTGGCTCGGTTACGCTCAACAATGTTTCCCTCGACCAAATGAGCGAAGACGAACGGGCGTGGGTGCGCAACCAATATGTGGGTTTCATTTTCCAAAATTTCCAGTTAATTCCGACACTTACAGCGCTGGAAAACGTGATGGTGCCCTTAGAGCTTCGTGGAGAAAGAAATGTAAAATCTCGTTCACAAGACTTGCTCGATAAGGTAGGGTTGAATGAGCGTTCGAGCCATTATCCTACTCAACTGTCGGGTGGAGAGCAGCAACGGGTTTCCCTTGCAAGGGCTTTTTCCAACAGCCCCAAAATCCTCTTTGCCGATGAGCCCACAGGCAACCTCGATGAAGAAACAGGCACAAAAGTGGAAAAATTGATTTTCGATCTTAACAGAGAGGCAGGAACTACACTGGTGCTGGTCACTCATGACCTGGAACTAGCCGCCAAAACAGACAGGATCATCCGAATAAAAGGTGGAAAAGTCGTATCTGACGAGCCTAATTTGGTGCAAAAATAA
- a CDS encoding FtsX-like permease family protein: MNTKNKFDIRWLATMAWRDSRKNRGRLLLFTSSIILGIAALVAINSFGDNLSENIEGEAKGLIGADFVLTDRQALSDSVSEIIDSVMIEHASEISFASMAQFSSTGGTRLVQIRALEGDFPFYGQIETNPATASRSFRTGKSALVDNTLLVQFGAKVGETVKVGGIEFVIEGALVKAPGEAGITATVAPSVYIPMEYLDETELIQKGSRITYKNYYKFPANYDVEAYAEAREDIFKKEGVRYETVEKRKKSVGRAFSNLTQFLNLVGFVALLLGCVGVASAVHIYIKEKLTTVAVLRCMGVQGMQAFFIFMIQIVSMGFLGSIVGALLGSVVQLALPAVLQSFLPFEVEFSISITAILGGVLTGLLVSILFALPPSLKIRTVSPLRALRSSYDENTKTDWIKIGVYAAIVLFIIGFSYLQIGDVQDAFFFTLFLALAFGLLTGVAQLLMWAVKRYFPVSWSYIWRQGIANLFRPNNQTIILIVSVGLGTALISTLFFVQGMLLDQLNFAGSGGQPNMVLFDIQTPQKEELKELTKSHDLPIISEVPIVTMRLSTINGITKEQNMADSTSEYKDWAFGREFRNTYRDSLIESETTVEGTWRSEVSPSSDSIYVSFEERFAKRMGVKMGDELVFDVQGTPVKTYVGHMREVDWNRVSTNFLVVFPKGVLEYAPQFHVLITKVPSDEASASFQQEVVSKFPNVSIIDLNLILKTVDEVLGQVSFVIRFMALFSIVTGLLVLTGSVIISKFQRIQESVLLRTLGANRKQVLRINALEYLFLGGLAALSGIVLALGSSWALAVFNFDAPFSPDIGTALLVFISITLLTMGIGMLNSRGVLNKPPLEVLRSEV; this comes from the coding sequence ATGAATACAAAGAATAAATTTGACATACGCTGGCTGGCAACCATGGCATGGCGCGATAGCCGAAAAAATCGCGGTAGGCTTTTGCTTTTCACCTCGTCCATCATTTTGGGTATAGCCGCCTTGGTAGCCATCAATTCCTTTGGCGATAACCTCAGCGAGAACATCGAAGGCGAGGCAAAAGGCTTGATAGGGGCAGATTTCGTCCTTACCGATAGGCAAGCTCTCAGCGATTCGGTGAGCGAAATAATCGACTCGGTGATGATAGAGCACGCCTCGGAAATCAGCTTTGCCTCCATGGCGCAGTTCAGTAGCACAGGTGGTACAAGGTTGGTGCAAATTAGAGCACTGGAAGGTGATTTCCCCTTTTATGGTCAGATTGAAACAAACCCTGCAACGGCTTCTAGGTCGTTCCGCACAGGAAAAAGTGCCTTGGTGGACAATACCTTGCTTGTGCAGTTTGGTGCAAAAGTGGGGGAAACAGTGAAAGTTGGGGGAATTGAGTTTGTGATAGAAGGTGCGCTGGTAAAAGCTCCTGGGGAAGCGGGAATTACCGCCACAGTAGCCCCGTCGGTGTATATCCCCATGGAATATTTGGACGAAACAGAGTTGATACAAAAAGGCAGCCGCATTACTTATAAGAATTACTACAAATTCCCAGCAAACTACGATGTAGAAGCCTATGCCGAAGCCCGAGAAGATATTTTCAAGAAAGAAGGAGTCCGCTACGAGACAGTAGAAAAGCGGAAAAAAAGCGTAGGAAGAGCATTTTCCAACCTCACCCAATTCTTGAATCTCGTGGGGTTTGTCGCCTTGCTATTGGGGTGCGTGGGAGTGGCTAGTGCCGTCCATATTTACATAAAAGAAAAACTAACTACCGTTGCCGTGTTGCGCTGCATGGGCGTACAAGGCATGCAAGCCTTCTTTATCTTCATGATCCAGATTGTGAGCATGGGCTTCTTGGGTTCCATAGTGGGGGCGCTGCTCGGAAGCGTGGTGCAGCTTGCCCTACCCGCCGTGCTGCAAAGCTTTTTGCCCTTCGAGGTAGAGTTTAGTATTTCCATCACAGCCATATTGGGCGGAGTACTTACAGGGCTGCTAGTCTCTATTTTATTCGCTTTGCCTCCTTCCCTCAAGATCAGAACAGTTTCCCCGCTCAGAGCCTTGCGGAGCTCCTACGACGAAAACACCAAAACCGATTGGATAAAAATAGGCGTATATGCCGCCATCGTACTCTTCATTATCGGTTTCTCCTACTTACAAATTGGCGATGTGCAAGACGCCTTTTTCTTCACCCTTTTCCTTGCCCTTGCCTTTGGTTTGCTCACGGGAGTTGCCCAACTGCTTATGTGGGCAGTGAAGAGATATTTCCCCGTTTCTTGGAGCTACATATGGCGACAAGGCATCGCCAATCTTTTCCGCCCCAACAACCAGACAATCATCCTTATTGTGTCGGTAGGGTTGGGAACGGCGCTGATTTCCACACTCTTTTTTGTACAGGGAATGCTGCTCGACCAGCTCAACTTTGCCGGAAGCGGAGGGCAGCCCAACATGGTGCTGTTCGACATCCAAACACCCCAAAAAGAGGAACTTAAAGAGCTAACCAAATCCCATGATTTGCCCATAATCTCCGAAGTACCCATCGTGACCATGCGACTAAGCACTATCAATGGGATTACCAAAGAACAAAACATGGCGGATAGCACTTCTGAGTACAAAGACTGGGCTTTTGGAAGAGAATTTAGAAACACCTACCGCGATTCGCTCATCGAATCGGAAACGACCGTAGAGGGAACTTGGCGCAGCGAAGTATCACCTTCCTCCGATTCCATCTATGTTTCGTTCGAAGAGCGCTTTGCTAAAAGAATGGGAGTAAAAATGGGCGATGAACTGGTGTTCGATGTACAGGGAACACCCGTAAAAACCTATGTAGGGCACATGCGAGAGGTAGATTGGAACAGGGTATCTACCAATTTCCTAGTGGTATTTCCCAAAGGCGTGTTGGAATATGCCCCACAGTTCCACGTGCTCATCACCAAAGTCCCATCCGATGAGGCTTCCGCTTCCTTCCAACAAGAAGTCGTAAGCAAGTTCCCCAACGTCTCCATCATCGACCTCAACCTTATCCTCAAGACCGTGGACGAAGTACTGGGACAAGTGTCCTTTGTGATCCGCTTTATGGCGCTATTTAGTATTGTGACAGGGTTGCTAGTTCTTACTGGCTCAGTCATTATCAGCAAGTTTCAGCGCATACAAGAAAGCGTGCTGCTCCGCACCTTGGGGGCAAACCGCAAGCAAGTACTCCGCATCAATGCCCTAGAGTATTTGTTCTTGGGAGGCTTGGCCGCACTTTCAGGCATTGTGCTTGCCCTGGGTAGCAGCTGGGCCTTGGCCGTCTTCAACTTCGACGCACCCTTTAGCCCAGACATCGGCACCGCCCTTTTGGTCTTTATCAGTATCACCCTACTCACCATGGGCATCGGTATGCTCAATAGCCGTGGCGTGTTGAATAAGCCACCGTTAGAAGTGTTGAGGTCGGAAGTGTAA